From Pseudomonadota bacterium:
CGGTTGAATAGGGCACCTCATGATGGGTAAACTGAAAAATTTTTTCCCGTACCACCTCCTGGACCCAGAAGCGCTCGCTGATTTCAGTATTGACATCCTGGGGAAAAAGAGGCGGTGACTCAGGAAGAAATCGGCACAGTTTCTCAACCAGCGGTTCAACCCCCTCGCCGGTCAGAGCGGAAACTGACTGGATTGAACTCTTTTGATCCGGAAGGTATTTGGCCAGCTGCTGAACCAATGGTAAGTCATCAACCTGCCGGTCAACCAGATCAATCTTGTTGATAACCGGTATGAACTGCCGCTTTTCCCGCACCAGGATGTTCAGCAGATCGTTTTCTCCGGGGCTTAAAGTCTTCTGATCGGCCGCAAATAGAAAGAGGCTCACATCCACATCCCGCAGGACACTCATGGTACAATCCATCAGGGCCTGATTCAGGGAACCTCGCGGCCGATGAATCCCCGGGGTATCAACCAGGATCAACTGCTCATTTTCACGATTTTTAATCCCGACAATCCGGTTCCTGGTAGTTTGCGGTTTCGCCGTAACGATGGCAATCTTCTCCCCCAGAACCTGGTTGAGGAAGGTTGATTTCCCCACATTTGGACGGCCGAAAATTCCCACGTAGCCACAATGAAATACCGTCATATCAGCTTATGTTCCCAGCTCCCAGCTATTGAGGTATTTTTCCTGCTCCGCCGTCAGGGTATCAATTCCAATTTTCATAGCTTCCAGTTTTAAAGCCGCAATGCGCAGGTCAATTTCCCGGGGAACCGCATAAACTTTCTGCTGCAGGGTTTTAGCTTCTTGCACCATATATTCGGCTGACAGGGCCTGGTTGGCGAAGCTCATGTCCATAACACTCGCAGGATGTCCTTCAGCCGCTGCCAGGTTTACCAACCGGCCTTCACCTAAAACATTGATCCGGCGCCCATCCTCTAAAGTGAATTCTTCAACAAATTTACGGATCTGCCGCCGGTTTACGGCCATCTCAGCCAAGGCATCCAGATTAATTTCCACATCAAAATGACCGGAATTGGCAACAATCGCCCCATCTTTCATCACCGCGAAATGAGCCCGATCTATAACATGCATATCACCGGTAACTGTACAGAAGAAATCACCGATTTCAGCCGCCTGCAACAAAGGCATCACCCGAAAACCATCCATAACCGCTTCCAGGGCTGCCAGATGATCGACCTCGGTAACCACCACATTAGCCCCCATACCACTAGCCCGCATGGCCAGGCCTTTGCCGCACCAGCCGTAGCCAGAAACCACAAACGTAGTGCCGGCCAGCAAACGGTTAGTAGCCCTGATGATTCCATCCAGAGTGCTTTGCCCGGTTCCATAACGGTTATCAAAAAAATGTTTGGTACTGGCATCGTTGACTGCCACCACCGGAAAGCACAAAACCCCGTCACGCTCCATACTTTTCAGTCTGATCACTCCGGTAGTGGTTTCTTCAGTCCCACCAATAACTCCGGAAATCAACTGCTGACGCTCTTCAACTGACAGCGTTTCAGCCCAGGCTCTGACCACCGGATTAACCTCAGCCAGTTTATCCAGGGCAATAAAATGGAGGGATGAAACCAGATCAGCCCCGTCATCCATGGTAATGGCAGGGAAATGCTTCAACGCCGCCCGAATATGTTCATAATAGGTAACATTGTCTTCGCCTTTAATGGCATAAACCGGAATCTGGTGGTCAGCCACCAGGGCGGCGGCCACGTCATCCTGGGTACTCAAGGGATTTGAGGCACACAAAACCAGGTCAGCACCACCGTTTTTCAAGGTAATCGCCAGGTTGGCCGTTTCCGTGGTCACATGGAGGCAAGCGGAAAGGCGAACTCCAGCCAGGGGTTTTTCCTTTTTGAACCGCTCATTGATAAGTTCCAGTACCGGCATATTCTGGGCTGCCCATTCAATCCGCAACCGCCCTTCTGATGCCAGATTCAAATCCTTAACGTGATAGTTATCCATTTACTTGCCTTTCTTTAAATGTTTATTTTTCATTCTTAACAACTGGAAAAACTGTTGCAATATCTGCTGCGACTGGCTGGCCAGTACCCCGCCGTTGACAGAGATCTGATGATTCAGGCGGCTATCTTCAACCAGGGAATACAACGATTCAATGGCTCCGGCTTTGGGATCGGCACAACCATACACCAGGCGCTTCAATCGGGCCTGCAGCATGGCACCAGCGCACATGATGCAGGGCTCCAAGGTCACATAAATGGTCACTTCCGACAAGCGCCAGTCACCTACCACCCGGCTGGCTTGAGTCATCACTTCCAGCTCGGCATGGGAAAAAGCCAGCCGTTTCTGTTCTTTGAGATTCCCGCCCCGGGCAATGATTTCATTTCCACGCACAGCCAGGGCGCCAACCGGGGTTTCTCCGGCCAGAAAAGCCAGCCTCGCCTCATCGAGGGCCAGGGACATATAATATCTATCCCACAAGTTCTGATTCATCTAACAAATCGCCCGGTTACTGTCAAGAAAACCACCACCCTTAAACAGAAAAAATATTTGCGGCCAAAAACGATTAATAATTGGTATTTATCACTGTTGCCCGGTATACTTTTTGTGATAATAGTACTTTGTTAACCGAACACTTCTGATATTTAAAAGGCTATATCAAATGACCTATCTCTCAGCCGCAAGCAGTCAATGCCCAGTCATCAGCTACCAGGACAACCGGGACCCCCAAGCCATCAACCTCCCATTGATCAACGAAATTCCTCTGAAGATAATCGTCAACGACCATCCATTCCTGAGCA
This genomic window contains:
- the era gene encoding GTPase Era, which codes for MTVFHCGYVGIFGRPNVGKSTFLNQVLGEKIAIVTAKPQTTRNRIVGIKNRENEQLILVDTPGIHRPRGSLNQALMDCTMSVLRDVDVSLFLFAADQKTLSPGENDLLNILVREKRQFIPVINKIDLVDRQVDDLPLVQQLAKYLPDQKSSIQSVSALTGEGVEPLVEKLCRFLPESPPLFPQDVNTEISERFWVQEVVREKIFQFTHHEVPYSTAAMIDYFHDRETRLSIGVTIFVEQPSQKGIIIGRQGRMLKAIGTAARKEIEALVGIPVFLELWVSVEKNWTKNPAALERFGYK
- the ahcY gene encoding adenosylhomocysteinase, producing MDNYHVKDLNLASEGRLRIEWAAQNMPVLELINERFKKEKPLAGVRLSACLHVTTETANLAITLKNGGADLVLCASNPLSTQDDVAAALVADHQIPVYAIKGEDNVTYYEHIRAALKHFPAITMDDGADLVSSLHFIALDKLAEVNPVVRAWAETLSVEERQQLISGVIGGTEETTTGVIRLKSMERDGVLCFPVVAVNDASTKHFFDNRYGTGQSTLDGIIRATNRLLAGTTFVVSGYGWCGKGLAMRASGMGANVVVTEVDHLAALEAVMDGFRVMPLLQAAEIGDFFCTVTGDMHVIDRAHFAVMKDGAIVANSGHFDVEINLDALAEMAVNRRQIRKFVEEFTLEDGRRINVLGEGRLVNLAAAEGHPASVMDMSFANQALSAEYMVQEAKTLQQKVYAVPREIDLRIAALKLEAMKIGIDTLTAEQEKYLNSWELGT
- a CDS encoding nucleoside deaminase, which translates into the protein MNQNLWDRYYMSLALDEARLAFLAGETPVGALAVRGNEIIARGGNLKEQKRLAFSHAELEVMTQASRVVGDWRLSEVTIYVTLEPCIMCAGAMLQARLKRLVYGCADPKAGAIESLYSLVEDSRLNHQISVNGGVLASQSQQILQQFFQLLRMKNKHLKKGK
- a CDS encoding formate dehydrogenase accessory sulfurtransferase FdhD, whose translation is MTYLSAASSQCPVISYQDNRDPQAINLPLINEIPLKIIVNDHPFLSTSRTPIDDELMAVGILFAGGIINSAAEISNIQLEPGNKNK